A single Xylanimonas cellulosilytica DSM 15894 DNA region contains:
- a CDS encoding Rv3235 family protein: MSSTIPGRARQIRVVGVPQRPGRPPQAPTRPPRVRRVRLGSDRGVPADVAEIPAARPVPEEPVAEPAASTLPDPTAMCCTVVRAAVEVLHGDRPAAQLARWLTPLLLDQLTERARLLREAAPSAAAARTTRPVQVRRIRLERRGETAEATVIVEDQGRCRAAAVRLEAHRGQWRLSVLELG, from the coding sequence ATGTCCAGCACGATTCCCGGCAGGGCCCGGCAGATCCGCGTCGTCGGCGTCCCGCAGCGTCCCGGGCGCCCGCCGCAGGCGCCGACCCGCCCGCCGCGCGTGCGACGGGTGCGGCTGGGTTCCGACCGTGGCGTGCCCGCCGACGTCGCGGAGATTCCCGCTGCCCGGCCGGTTCCTGAGGAGCCCGTCGCCGAACCGGCGGCGTCAACGCTCCCCGACCCGACGGCGATGTGCTGCACGGTGGTGCGTGCCGCCGTCGAGGTGCTCCACGGCGACCGCCCTGCCGCACAGCTCGCCCGCTGGCTGACACCGCTGTTGCTCGATCAGCTCACCGAGCGTGCCCGGCTGCTGCGGGAGGCCGCGCCGTCGGCGGCCGCCGCGCGCACCACGCGCCCCGTCCAGGTGCGCCGGATCCGCCTGGAACGACGGGGCGAGACCGCCGAGGCCACCGTCATCGTCGAGGACCAGGGCCGCTGCCGCGCCGCCGCCGTACGCCTGGAGGCCCACCGGGGCCAGTGGCGACTCTCCGTCCTCGAGCTCGGCTGA
- a CDS encoding LysM peptidoglycan-binding domain-containing protein: MERRSPRGTAARLLALGAGLGAATVALTARAVVVAATLGPPATGMEAWVEVVVVGGAALAAAWVAFGAFLGLAVVTAAGAGMRWRAGEAAVRMVAPVLVQKLVRAGIGVGVGTGLALTPTAALAAPTSAVVSVAAGAGSVIATEAGSAEGAAAAGGISTGVDLSWTPTATAPSTAGPRPVTSQAAAPAEVAPSEAPVEAASAEPALAAAPPADEPPVRSETVSRTVRSTPPDGTVVVLRGDTLWGIAARWLGGDPTDAEVMAATVRWHEANRDVIGDDADVILPGQILSPPA; this comes from the coding sequence ATGGAGCGTCGATCCCCTCGCGGCACCGCGGCGCGGCTGCTGGCGCTGGGCGCGGGACTGGGTGCCGCGACGGTGGCCCTCACCGCCCGTGCCGTCGTGGTCGCGGCCACGCTCGGTCCCCCCGCCACCGGGATGGAGGCCTGGGTCGAGGTCGTCGTCGTCGGCGGCGCCGCGCTGGCGGCCGCCTGGGTGGCCTTCGGGGCGTTCCTCGGCCTGGCGGTCGTGACCGCCGCCGGGGCCGGGATGCGCTGGCGGGCCGGCGAGGCGGCGGTCCGCATGGTCGCCCCCGTGCTCGTCCAGAAGCTCGTCCGGGCCGGTATCGGCGTCGGCGTCGGGACCGGCCTCGCGCTCACACCGACCGCAGCGCTGGCGGCGCCGACGTCAGCCGTTGTCTCGGTTGCCGCGGGTGCAGGCAGCGTCATCGCCACGGAGGCCGGCAGCGCCGAGGGCGCCGCGGCCGCGGGCGGGATCAGCACCGGTGTGGATCTCTCGTGGACGCCGACGGCGACCGCCCCGTCGACTGCTGGGCCACGACCCGTGACGTCCCAGGCCGCTGCTCCGGCCGAGGTTGCGCCCAGCGAGGCACCGGTCGAGGCGGCATCCGCGGAGCCGGCCCTGGCCGCCGCTCCCCCAGCGGACGAGCCGCCCGTACGCAGCGAGACCGTCTCCCGCACGGTGCGCTCGACCCCTCCGGACGGCACCGTCGTCGTGCTCCGCGGCGACACGCTGTGGGGCATCGCCGCGCGGTGGCTCGGCGGTGACCCCACCGACGCCGAGGTCATGGCCGCGACGGTGCGGTGGCACGAGGCCAACCGTGACGTCATCGGCGACGACGCCGACGTCATCCTGCCCGGCCAGATCCTCTCACCACCCGCCTGA